A genome region from Bdellovibrionota bacterium includes the following:
- a CDS encoding nucleotidyltransferase family protein, with protein MPPFLADQRGKILELAERHGATNVRIFGSFARGEARPDSDVDILVSMKPGRSYFDFVALWQDLEELLGRKVDVVSDRGISPYLRDRILSEARPL; from the coding sequence ATGCCGCCGTTTCTGGCCGACCAACGTGGGAAAATTCTAGAACTGGCCGAGCGGCACGGAGCCACGAACGTCCGCATATTCGGATCCTTCGCCCGGGGTGAAGCGCGGCCTGACAGCGATGTGGATATTCTCGTTTCCATGAAACCTGGACGGAGTTACTTCGATTTTGTCGCCCTGTGGCAGGATCTGGAGGAACTCCTGGGACGAAAGGTAGATGTCGTTTCCGACAGGGGAATTAGCCCCTATTTGCGGGACCGAATTCTGTCGGAAGCCCGTCCCCTATGA
- a CDS encoding HepT-like ribonuclease domain-containing protein, whose protein sequence is MDKMVHEYSGIDLELVWDVVDKELPNLETKINYLLVELKT, encoded by the coding sequence ATGGACAAGATGGTTCACGAGTACTCTGGGATCGATCTCGAATTGGTATGGGACGTCGTGGATAAAGAGCTGCCGAATCTTGAAACGAAAATAAATTATCTGCTGGTGGAGTTGAAGACGTAA